Proteins co-encoded in one Phycodurus eques isolate BA_2022a chromosome 14, UOR_Pequ_1.1, whole genome shotgun sequence genomic window:
- the snx14 gene encoding sorting nexin-14 isoform X6, whose translation MGSIRVCLQRIRHKMKLDLLRDLGRQYPVFCFFLLILLLSTVLLNRYIHIIMVVWSFLAGVITFYCSLGPESLLPNILVNIKPKIKSYQQELFPLGHSCAVCGKIRCKRHRPTLLLENYQPWLDLKVSSKVDASLSEILQLVLENFVYPWYRDVTDDEAFVDELRVTLRFFVAVLVRRIQKVDVASLITRKLLKASMKHIEIIAKARQRVNRAEFLQQAALEEYGPDLHVALRSRRDELLYLRKLTEMLFPYILPPKATDCSSLTLLIREVLAGSVFLPSMDFLADPDTVNHLLLLFIDNSPPEEATEPTSMLVPFLQKYSDPRSRKPSVLKLELKEIREQQDLLFRFMNFLKQEGAVHVLQFCLAVEEFNDRILCPELPDSEKMMLHEEVKKIYETYCLDESIDKIRFDPFIVEEIRNIAEGPYEEVVKLQTMRCLFEAYEHVLSLLENVFTPMFCHSDEYFRQLLRGAESPARNSKMSRSTSKRGESFGISRIGSKIKGVFKSTTMEGAMLPVYGLVEGEDDLVEEAMMVVEDDSPMEAASTPSTPRNLSAWNITIPYIDFYDDDVKRERIPVFCIDVERNDRKAVGHETEHWSVYRRYLEFYVLESKLTEFHGSFPDAQLPSKRIIGPKNYEFLTSKREEFQEYLQKLLQHPELSNSQLLADFLSPHSVESQFLDKMLPDVNLGKIIKSVPSKLIKEKGQHLELFIQSYFNSCESPKPKPSRPELTILSPTSENDKKLFNDLFKNNANRSEMAEKRHNQNYFMEILTVEGVYDYLMYVGRVVFHIPDWLHHLLMGGRILFKNTLEAYTDYYLQHKLNHVVEEHRLVSLITLLRDAVFCESSPPRSAQDKQRRAKRTFAEMMRYIPDILGKCIGEEAKYEGICLLFDGLQQPVVNKQLTYVLLDIAIQELFPELNKQVQKESSISAPWM comes from the exons ATGGGAAGCATCAGGGTTTGTTTGCAACGCATACGACACAAAATGAAGCTGGACCTGCTCAGAGATTTGGGTCGGCAGTATCCCGTGTTCTGCTTCTTTCTACTGATACTGCTCCTGTCCACGGTGCTGTTAAACAG GTACATTCACATCATCATGGTGGTCTGGTCTTTTCTGGCTGGTGTGATTACTTTCTACTGCTCACTGGGACCCGAGTCTCTGCTGCCAAACATCCTGGTCAACATCAAGCCAAAGATCAAG TCCTACCAGCAGGAGTTGTTTCCGCTGGGCCACAGCTGTGCTGTTTGTGGGAAGATCAGATGCAAAAGACACAG ACCTACGTTGTTACTGGAAAACTATCAACCATGGCTTGACCTGAAAGTTTCCTCTAAGGTGGATGCTTCTCTATCAGag ATTTTGCAGCTTGTTCTTGAAAACTTTGTGTATCCTTGGTATAG AGATGTCACAGATGATGAGGCGTTTGTTGATGAGCTCAGGGTGACGTTACGGTTCTTCGTTGCCGTGTTGGTCCGCCGGATCCAGAAG GTTGACGTGGCGTCTCTCATCACGCGAAAGCTTCTGAAAGCCTCCATGAAGCACATTGAAATAATTGCTAAAGCTCGGCAGAGAG TGAATAGAGCTGAGTTTCTTCAACAAGCTGCCCTGGAGGAGTATGGTCCTGACCTTCATGTAGCCCTCCGCAGTCGCAGAGATGAGCTTCTGTACCTCAGGAAGTTGACCGAGATGCTTTTTCCTTATATCTTGCCACCTAAGGCTACTGACTGCAG TTCTCTCACTTTGCTGATAAGAGAAGTCCTGGCTGGCTCTGTCTTCCTTCCTTCAATGGACTTCTTGGCTGACCCT GATACGGTGAACCATTTGCTTTTGCTCTTCATCGACAATTCTCCG CCTGAAGAAGCCACAGAGCCAACCTCAATGCTGGTTCCTTTCCTTCAAAAATACTCTGATCCTCGTAGCAGAAAGCCTTCA GTTCTAAAGCTGGAGTTAAAAGAAATCAGAGAGCAGCAAGATCTACTCTTCCGCTTCATGAACTTTTTGAAGCAAGAGGGAGCCGTCCACGTGCTTCAGTTCTGCCTTGCAGTGG AGGAGTTCAACGACAGGATACTGTGCCCAGAGCTGCCCGACTCTGAGAAGATGATGCTTCACGAGGAGGTGAAGAAGATCTACGAGACCTACTGTTTAGACGAGAGTATCGACAAAATCCGCTTCGATCCCTTTATTGTGGAAGAGATacgcaaca TTGCCGAGGGCCCTTATGAGGAGGTGGTGAAACTTCAAACCATGAGATGTTTGTTTGAAGCATATGAGCATGTCCTATCTCTCCTGGAGAACGTTTTCACTCCCATGTTCTGCCACAGTGATGAG TACTTTCGCCAGCTTCTGAGGGGGGCTGAATCCCCTGCCAGGAATTCCAAAATGAGCAG GAGCACGTCAAAGAGAGGCGAGTCCTTTGGGATCAGCCGCATAGGCAGCAAGATCAAGGGCGTTTTCAAGAGCACAACCATGGAGGGAGCCATGTTGCCAGTTTATGGGCTGGTGGAGGGAGAGGATGATTTG GTGGAGGAAGCCATGATGGTGGTGGAGGATGACTCTCCGATGGAGGCGGCCTCCACTCCCAGTACCCCACGGAACCTGTCCGCATGGAACATCACCATCCCTTACATTGATTTCTATGATGACGACGTGAAGAGGGAGAGGATTCCGGTGTTCTGCATTGACGTGGAGCGGAATGACCGGAAAGCAG TGGGTCACGAGACCGAGCACTGGTCTGTATACAGGAGATATCTGGAGTTCTATGTTCTTGAGTCAAAGCTAACCGAATTCCACG GTTCGTTTCCCGACGCACAGTTGCCTTCCAAGAGAATCATTGGCCCCAAAAATTATGAATTCCTCACATCCAAGAGAGAGGAGTTTCAGGAGTATCTTCAG AAGCTCCTGCAACACCCTGAGCTGAGCAACAGCCAACTTCTTGCCGACTTCCTGTCTCCGCACAGTGTGGAGTCTCAGTTCTTGGACAAGATGCTGCCTGATGTGAACCTTG GGAAAATCATTAAGTCAGTCCCCAGCAAACTCATCAAAGAG AAAGGACAGCATCTTGAGCTGTTCATTCAGTCCTACTTCAACTCTTGTGAGTCACCCAAACCCAAACCCAGCCGCCCTGAGCTCACCATCCTGAGCCCCACCTCAGAAAACGATAAGAAG ctCTTCAACGACCTCTtcaaaaacaatgcaaacagGTCTGAAATGGCAGAAAAGAGGCACAACCAGAACTACTTCATGGAAATCCTCACTGTGGAGGGGGTGTACGACTATTTAATGTATGTAG GCCGAGTCGTCTTCCACATTCCTGACTGGTTGCACCACTTGTTGATGGGTGGAAGGATCCTGTTCAAGAACACACTGGAGGCTTATACTGATTACTACCTTCAACACAAActgaaccatgtggtggaagagCACCGCCTGGTCTCCCTCATCACCCTGCTGAGAG ATGCTGTTTTCTGTGAGAGCAGTCCACCTCGCTCAGCTCAAGATAAGCAGAGGAGAGCAAAAAGGACGTTTGCAGAGATGATGAGATACATTCCTG ACATTCTGGGGAAATGTATCGGTGAAGAGGCCAAGTATGAAGGCATATGTCTCCTCTTTGATGGGCTGCAGCAGCCAGTTGTCAACAAGCAG CTGACCTATGTTCTTCTGGATATTGCTATTCAAGAACTTTTCCCCGAGCTGAACAAG CAGGTGCAGaaagagtcttcaatcagtGCTCCTTGGATGTGA